A genomic region of Leptospira mtsangambouensis contains the following coding sequences:
- a CDS encoding SpoIIE family protein phosphatase, protein MNSWGNIAFDFYTFGSLVGVIFTFYNAQFFLTVKEKSEATYQLGMGTLWLGLFHFGYLINFSFMGPSSAYLRWLVIIGAMAGATYLTSFFLSYPEVYFPRLKKYLFRVMNFVVVTVTGYFVYISLTAGRLFFFSGHYWDFPVPVFYKAYAIIVLIFFVTFSFVAIVQIFKMPKESRFASASILIAFILVTILPGIMNAQSRDGAIGRGLYQTITDLVLVVGLFVANVVYINNTKDKTTIISRIIGISLASFLLVLQLVAYSVIQQSESNYDMVHTARAKNYIAGIETDQVPSFHYTYDINEKEFVRKKGFEETSVEPASYESEYWNSWALETILSYKQSSDWKEKTSRLFSKLPESSKGYAAEIKRLLALDQVTSPELLIQELESEKRKILYTRNKLREVPVKNFSEGAESLVSKKDGPLSGFYGAARTVLEADIPEEKKFEVLDQMFSPMPNHGDRNYRGRVKFAENNPEYSFYVSYLVVDKEKGLIHEVGYPYLDYREFQEEVTLPWIIGVLSLAVLVIFGYRLFFLIALLRPIEQIIEGLTEVNSGNLEHRLTVHVEDDIGFMARSFNRMVRSIQAARKKLEQYADQLEVKVQERTKELENSLKEVQSLKHQQDGDYFLTSLLLQPFNANNANHDNVQVDFLLEQKKKFTFRQYEKEIGGDLNIANQIFLNNRSYTVFLNADAMGKSMQGAGGALVLGSVFESIITRTQLLSEARNTYPERWIKNTFLELHKIFEGFDGSMLVSLVLGLIDNETGLLYFINAEHPWMVLYRDGIASFIENELMFRKLGTSGVQGNLYIKTFQLEAGDVLLAGSDGRDDLLISHTEDGKRVINEDERLFLRVVESGKGDLDRIYEELRQYGSLTDDLSLLRVSFIEEKERYKIEKEKLKEIQSLLHKAKEASESSDLQEAVSYLEKANSLEENIPEIKKKFIQLYLKLKDYGNAKKMAKDYSLLKPMDTEIMYITAFCARKVADIKTAIDFGERVRLRDPNHVKNLINLGQTYLADKNFSRAENILSSALELDPENPSLQRLLDHIRKKQNKQDVVG, encoded by the coding sequence ATGAACTCTTGGGGAAATATAGCGTTTGATTTTTATACATTCGGCTCGCTCGTCGGTGTTATTTTTACTTTTTACAATGCACAATTTTTTTTGACGGTGAAAGAAAAATCGGAAGCTACCTATCAATTGGGAATGGGTACTCTCTGGCTTGGCCTGTTTCATTTTGGGTATCTCATTAATTTTTCTTTTATGGGTCCTTCATCTGCCTATCTGCGATGGCTCGTCATCATAGGTGCTATGGCTGGAGCGACATACCTAACCAGCTTTTTTTTAAGTTACCCCGAAGTTTATTTCCCCCGATTAAAAAAATACCTCTTTAGGGTTATGAACTTTGTCGTTGTGACTGTAACTGGTTACTTTGTATACATTAGCCTAACAGCCGGTAGGTTATTTTTCTTTAGTGGTCATTATTGGGATTTTCCTGTTCCTGTTTTTTACAAAGCTTATGCTATTATCGTTCTGATTTTTTTTGTTACCTTTTCTTTCGTTGCCATTGTGCAGATATTCAAAATGCCAAAAGAGTCGAGGTTTGCATCAGCAAGCATTCTCATCGCCTTTATCCTTGTGACCATCCTACCAGGAATTATGAATGCACAATCAAGGGATGGAGCCATTGGTCGCGGGCTATACCAAACCATTACGGATTTAGTTTTGGTAGTTGGTTTGTTTGTTGCCAATGTAGTTTATATCAATAATACAAAAGACAAAACTACGATTATTTCACGAATTATTGGAATATCTCTCGCATCATTTTTGTTAGTTTTGCAGCTTGTTGCTTATTCTGTCATCCAACAGTCTGAATCAAACTATGATATGGTGCATACAGCCAGAGCCAAAAATTACATCGCAGGAATCGAAACGGACCAAGTTCCCAGTTTTCATTATACTTATGATATTAACGAGAAAGAGTTTGTTCGTAAAAAAGGATTCGAAGAAACTTCTGTGGAACCTGCAAGTTACGAATCAGAATATTGGAATTCCTGGGCTTTGGAAACCATTCTTTCTTACAAACAAAGTTCTGATTGGAAAGAAAAAACAAGTCGTCTTTTTTCAAAGTTACCAGAGTCAAGCAAAGGTTATGCTGCTGAAATCAAACGGCTTTTGGCATTGGATCAAGTGACAAGCCCGGAACTTCTCATCCAAGAATTGGAATCTGAAAAACGTAAAATCCTCTACACTAGAAATAAATTAAGAGAAGTCCCCGTAAAAAATTTTTCCGAAGGGGCGGAGTCATTGGTTTCCAAAAAAGATGGACCACTATCCGGTTTTTATGGCGCAGCACGGACTGTTTTAGAGGCGGACATTCCTGAAGAAAAAAAATTCGAAGTCCTGGATCAAATGTTTTCCCCTATGCCGAATCATGGAGACAGAAATTACCGGGGTCGGGTTAAATTTGCCGAGAACAATCCAGAATACTCGTTTTATGTAAGTTATCTGGTGGTGGATAAAGAAAAAGGACTCATCCATGAAGTGGGTTATCCTTATTTGGATTACCGGGAATTCCAGGAAGAAGTCACACTTCCTTGGATCATTGGTGTTTTGTCTCTAGCGGTGCTTGTCATTTTTGGATACAGATTGTTTTTCCTAATTGCACTTTTAAGACCAATTGAACAAATCATAGAAGGTTTAACAGAGGTAAACTCCGGGAACTTAGAACATAGACTGACAGTTCATGTGGAAGATGACATTGGATTTATGGCAAGATCATTTAACAGAATGGTGCGTTCAATCCAAGCAGCCAGAAAAAAATTGGAACAATACGCTGACCAATTGGAAGTAAAGGTGCAGGAACGCACGAAGGAATTGGAAAATTCTTTAAAAGAGGTCCAATCCTTAAAACACCAACAAGATGGAGATTATTTTTTAACCTCGCTTCTTTTGCAGCCGTTTAATGCAAATAATGCGAATCATGATAATGTCCAGGTTGATTTTTTACTAGAACAAAAGAAAAAATTCACCTTCCGCCAATATGAAAAAGAAATCGGTGGGGATTTGAATATTGCCAATCAGATTTTTTTAAACAATCGTTCCTATACTGTATTTTTAAATGCAGATGCAATGGGTAAGTCCATGCAAGGTGCTGGAGGAGCGCTTGTTCTTGGTTCTGTTTTTGAATCGATCATCACAAGAACTCAACTTTTAAGTGAGGCTCGCAATACTTATCCGGAACGTTGGATCAAAAATACCTTTTTAGAACTTCATAAAATCTTTGAAGGTTTTGACGGTTCCATGCTTGTTTCATTGGTTCTTGGACTCATCGATAATGAAACAGGTCTTTTGTATTTTATTAATGCAGAACATCCTTGGATGGTTTTGTACCGAGATGGAATTGCCAGTTTTATTGAAAACGAACTTATGTTTCGAAAACTAGGAACTTCTGGAGTCCAAGGAAATTTATATATCAAAACATTTCAGTTGGAAGCAGGAGATGTTCTACTGGCTGGATCTGACGGGCGTGATGATTTACTCATCTCACATACAGAAGATGGGAAGCGAGTCATCAATGAAGACGAAAGACTTTTTCTTCGCGTTGTGGAATCGGGAAAAGGAGATTTGGACCGGATTTATGAAGAGCTGCGCCAATATGGTAGCCTAACCGACGATTTATCACTTTTAAGAGTTTCTTTTATTGAAGAAAAAGAACGTTATAAAATTGAGAAAGAAAAACTAAAAGAAATTCAATCCTTACTCCACAAAGCAAAAGAGGCGAGTGAATCTTCGGACCTCCAAGAGGCAGTTTCGTATTTAGAAAAAGCCAATTCTTTGGAAGAAAACATTCCTGAAATCAAAAAGAAATTCATCCAACTCTATTTAAAACTCAAAGACTATGGAAACGCCAAAAAAATGGCCAAAGACTATAGTTTGTTAAAACCAATGGATACGGAGATTATGTACATCACTGCTTTTTGTGCAAGGAAAGTGGCCGATATCAAAACAGCCATTGATTTTGGAGAAAGGGTTCGCCTTCGTGATCCAAACCATGTCAAAAATTTGATCAATTTAGGGCAGACTTACTTGGCTGATAAAAACTTTTCTCGGGCAGAAAACATCCTAAGTTCTGCTTTGGAATTGGACCCAGAAAATCCAAGTTTGCAAAGGCTTCTTGACCACATTCGGAAAAAACAAAACAAACAA
- a CDS encoding DedA family protein: MLDFLEFDVFLNRILALPPAVLWAFFCFSNFLENIFPPWPGDTVTVFSGFLSSSPGSSLSLSSIIWATYLGNLLGALAMYFFGERILQFLKRSKFPFLAALYQEENLHKTLVWFRKHEVIVVLLSRFSAGIRFFVSIVAGMAKMNVIKFVLLYSLAISIWCGLLLSGGSLLGSNWNQIVVMLSYYNQTIGIVLICLFLYFLYQIRKKRNTKLT, from the coding sequence GTGCTGGATTTCTTAGAATTTGATGTGTTTTTGAATCGGATCCTTGCATTGCCCCCGGCTGTACTTTGGGCCTTTTTTTGTTTTTCTAACTTTCTGGAAAATATTTTCCCCCCTTGGCCAGGGGATACTGTCACAGTCTTTTCTGGGTTTTTATCTTCAAGTCCCGGCTCTTCACTCTCCTTATCATCGATCATCTGGGCAACCTACTTGGGAAACCTTTTGGGGGCCCTGGCCATGTATTTTTTTGGGGAAAGGATCTTACAATTTCTAAAACGATCTAAGTTTCCTTTTTTGGCCGCACTCTACCAAGAAGAAAATTTACATAAGACTCTCGTTTGGTTTCGAAAACATGAAGTGATCGTTGTCCTCTTGTCACGGTTTTCGGCAGGGATTCGGTTTTTTGTCTCCATTGTTGCGGGTATGGCCAAAATGAACGTCATTAAATTTGTCCTTCTATATTCTTTGGCTATTTCGATTTGGTGTGGACTCTTACTTTCGGGAGGTTCCCTGCTAGGGTCCAATTGGAACCAAATCGTTGTTATGTTATCATACTACAATCAAACCATTGGAATAGTTCTCATTTGTTTATTTTTGTACTTTCTATACCAAATTAGGAAGAAAAGAAATACAAAGTTGACATGA
- a CDS encoding AI-2E family transporter, with the protein MNWIKNKNETIVYLLLGAIFLGTCLTLFFVFKPFLWASFLALLFYLTTRKTHKKLKNLLGVKFHGLSPYIMVILMLAGVFIPSYLILSTLIRESLNLVSYIRNQLTEESIVALLLNSPMLTDFFTENEFFWIKLPLMYREYVGQHMDILNLDSIYSLLKNSSGFLLGSFEVPGAIIFNAFFTFILLFFLYKEGSRMEHGLFVLLPFPTEIEERLGRRIEEAIRTVMMGNLFISLLQGALIYVLLLFTSVSNKFLLSSIATIFSLIPVVGTSVVWLPIGLYIGLVQENWTGSILFMIAGGASYLILENLVKPKILDKKLKTHPFLIFLSLIGGLQEFGVAGIIIGPMALTLVIILWDFWKIFRETRFQTT; encoded by the coding sequence ATGAATTGGATTAAAAATAAAAACGAAACAATCGTATACCTACTACTCGGTGCGATTTTTTTAGGAACCTGTCTTACTTTATTTTTTGTTTTCAAACCTTTCCTTTGGGCGAGTTTCCTTGCCTTATTATTTTATCTCACCACAAGGAAAACTCATAAAAAACTAAAGAATCTTTTAGGTGTCAAGTTTCATGGATTGTCTCCCTACATCATGGTCATCCTGATGCTTGCGGGAGTATTTATCCCTTCCTATCTCATTCTCTCTACGTTGATAAGAGAATCATTAAACTTAGTCAGTTATATTAGAAACCAACTCACTGAAGAATCTATCGTAGCATTGTTACTCAATAGTCCGATGTTGACAGATTTTTTTACTGAAAATGAATTCTTTTGGATCAAACTTCCTCTGATGTACCGCGAGTATGTAGGCCAACATATGGATATTCTAAACTTAGATTCCATTTATAGTTTATTAAAAAACTCTTCTGGTTTTTTACTTGGTTCATTTGAAGTACCTGGTGCCATCATATTCAATGCATTCTTTACTTTTATATTACTTTTCTTTTTATACAAAGAAGGAAGTAGGATGGAACATGGACTTTTTGTTTTGTTACCGTTCCCAACAGAAATAGAAGAGAGACTAGGTAGAAGAATAGAAGAAGCAATTCGTACGGTAATGATGGGGAACCTATTTATTTCCTTGTTACAAGGTGCCCTAATCTATGTTTTGTTACTTTTTACTTCTGTTTCAAATAAGTTTTTACTTTCAAGCATTGCTACGATTTTTTCATTAATCCCCGTTGTCGGAACATCTGTTGTTTGGTTACCGATTGGACTTTATATCGGTTTAGTCCAAGAGAATTGGACAGGTAGTATTCTTTTTATGATCGCTGGTGGAGCAAGTTATTTGATTTTAGAAAACTTAGTGAAACCAAAAATTTTAGACAAAAAACTAAAAACGCATCCATTTTTAATTTTTCTCTCTCTTATTGGCGGTTTACAAGAGTTTGGTGTTGCGGGGATTATCATCGGACCAATGGCTTTAACCCTTGTCATCATCCTTTGGGATTTTTGGAAAATTTTTAGAGAAACTCGTTTTCAGACTACTTAA
- the xseA gene encoding exodeoxyribonuclease VII large subunit, producing METVDSSLSVSEVNRLIKAKLQDSPEFKNIWIRGEISNHSQTNSSGHMYFSLKDSASVIKCAFFSFQAKNYKGTPLRNGMEILVYGSVSVYEPGGYYSITVQKVEEIGEGDILLKIEKLKKSLHEKGIFDLTHKRPLPKFPKRLGIVTSPKGAAVEDIIRIATDLNPSIQILVSPCLVQGDGAESSIIEAIREINDPKWEVDVIIAGRGGGSFEDLMAFNQEAVVMAYYNSRIPIISAVGHEIDRVLTDLAADATTPTPTAAAKLAIPNVSDTLIRLDEMEERLKAALNGVVRLGKEKWAGIIGRPVFQNPKTLLDVRSTALDELMTKISLLGKNYLVRKQSEFQKFDTLTQNWKSYLERIQNKFTLAEQRLVHFSPLGTLQRGYSVVRNKDKQVISSIHKIKENDSLEVFLSDGKLLVEVKEKI from the coding sequence ATGGAAACAGTAGATTCATCGCTCAGTGTCAGTGAAGTCAATCGGCTGATCAAAGCCAAACTTCAAGATTCTCCTGAATTCAAAAATATTTGGATTCGGGGAGAAATCTCAAACCATTCCCAAACGAATAGTTCTGGGCATATGTATTTTTCTCTAAAAGATTCGGCAAGTGTCATCAAATGTGCCTTCTTTTCCTTCCAGGCAAAAAACTATAAAGGAACACCTCTTCGCAATGGAATGGAGATTTTGGTTTATGGTTCAGTTTCTGTATATGAACCAGGCGGGTATTATAGCATTACCGTACAAAAAGTAGAGGAAATCGGTGAAGGGGACATCCTATTAAAAATTGAGAAACTGAAAAAAAGCCTACATGAAAAAGGAATTTTTGATCTAACGCACAAACGCCCTCTTCCAAAATTTCCGAAACGTTTAGGTATTGTCACTTCTCCCAAAGGTGCCGCCGTAGAAGACATCATTCGGATTGCCACAGACCTCAATCCTTCCATTCAAATTTTAGTTTCACCATGCCTTGTCCAAGGTGATGGGGCAGAAAGCTCCATCATAGAAGCCATAAGAGAAATCAATGATCCGAAATGGGAAGTGGATGTGATCATTGCTGGCCGAGGTGGTGGATCCTTTGAAGATCTTATGGCCTTTAACCAAGAAGCAGTGGTCATGGCGTATTACAATTCTCGAATTCCAATTATCTCTGCTGTGGGTCATGAAATTGACCGGGTGCTCACTGACCTAGCTGCGGATGCAACAACTCCTACTCCCACGGCTGCAGCAAAACTAGCTATCCCCAATGTTTCAGATACCCTCATCCGTTTGGATGAAATGGAAGAGAGACTAAAAGCAGCACTCAATGGTGTTGTCCGTTTGGGAAAAGAAAAATGGGCAGGGATCATAGGAAGGCCCGTATTTCAAAATCCGAAAACTCTCTTAGATGTAAGATCCACTGCTCTTGATGAACTGATGACAAAAATTTCTCTCCTTGGAAAAAACTATTTGGTACGCAAACAAAGCGAATTTCAAAAGTTTGATACCTTAACACAGAACTGGAAATCTTATTTAGAACGAATTCAAAATAAATTTACCCTCGCAGAACAAAGATTAGTTCATTTTTCTCCTCTTGGGACTTTACAAAGAGGGTATTCGGTGGTTCGAAATAAGGACAAACAAGTTATATCCTCCATTCATAAAATCAAAGAAAATGATAGTTTAGAAGTTTTTCTTTCTGATGGAAAACTTCTTGTAGAAGTAAAAGAAAAAATATAG
- a CDS encoding exodeoxyribonuclease VII small subunit: MVEKKTVSFEEALRELEDIAEKLERGTLSLEESIKAYERGMELKKVCSERLVDAEAKIEFLSKAPSGEIVKSSVKKKKDESPSKPVEEDLF; the protein is encoded by the coding sequence ATGGTTGAGAAAAAAACAGTTAGCTTTGAAGAAGCACTTCGTGAATTGGAAGACATTGCTGAAAAATTAGAACGAGGAACTCTTTCTTTAGAAGAATCCATCAAAGCCTATGAAAGAGGAATGGAACTAAAAAAAGTTTGTTCAGAAAGATTGGTCGATGCTGAAGCAAAAATTGAATTTTTATCAAAGGCTCCCAGTGGTGAAATTGTAAAATCATCAGTGAAAAAAAAGAAAGATGAAAGTCCTTCGAAACCAGTGGAAGAAGACTTATTTTAA
- a CDS encoding sodium:solute symporter family protein, giving the protein MNFQAAFIIGYLFITIAIGVYAAKKVKNSKDFILAGRSLPLPISTAALFATWFGSETILGSSVEFAKGGFLAVIQDPFGGALCLFLLGLVFAKYLYRMQILTFGDFYRNRYGKKMEFIAGICLIFSYFGWVAAQFVALGIMVQILFGINQFTAIVIGACLVVFYTYLGGMWSVSLTDFFQSISIIIGLVFVLYELNGVKSIWSSIQEKPDGFFNFFPESNFHAWTLYLSAWMVVGFGSLPQQDIFQRVMSAKSEKVAIRASYLSSVFYLLFALIPLFLGLHAKSLIPNFDLNSETGQLLIPTMISKFSSPWIQVLFFSALISAILSTASGAILAPSSILSENILKYAFKDMDDKKLLLLSRTSVLIIAGISFLLAVGKPSIYALVEDSGGISLVTLFIPMVFGLMSQKADERSALFSLLVGIVTWLILEVYGDDMTSHFYGTIASLIAILIGMYFFPKKGQSLEAK; this is encoded by the coding sequence ATGAATTTCCAAGCTGCATTTATCATAGGTTACCTTTTCATTACGATTGCAATTGGAGTTTATGCGGCAAAAAAAGTAAAAAATTCCAAAGACTTTATTTTAGCCGGTAGAAGTTTACCCCTCCCCATCTCCACAGCAGCTTTATTTGCCACTTGGTTTGGAAGTGAAACCATTCTTGGCTCCTCCGTAGAATTTGCGAAAGGAGGATTTTTAGCAGTCATCCAAGATCCGTTTGGTGGAGCCCTTTGTCTTTTTCTACTTGGACTCGTTTTTGCGAAGTATCTTTATCGAATGCAAATCCTTACCTTTGGTGACTTCTACAGAAACCGGTATGGAAAAAAGATGGAGTTTATTGCCGGGATCTGCCTTATCTTTTCCTATTTTGGTTGGGTAGCGGCACAATTTGTGGCTCTCGGAATTATGGTTCAAATTCTATTTGGAATCAATCAATTCACTGCCATCGTGATTGGAGCCTGCCTTGTTGTTTTTTATACTTATTTAGGGGGAATGTGGTCAGTATCTTTGACCGATTTTTTCCAATCCATCTCCATCATCATTGGCCTCGTATTCGTTTTATATGAGTTAAATGGTGTAAAATCGATTTGGTCCAGCATCCAAGAAAAACCAGATGGATTTTTTAATTTTTTTCCTGAATCCAATTTCCATGCTTGGACTTTGTACTTATCTGCTTGGATGGTTGTTGGTTTTGGATCTTTACCCCAACAGGATATTTTCCAAAGGGTCATGTCTGCTAAGTCCGAAAAAGTAGCGATTCGTGCCTCTTACCTCTCTTCTGTTTTTTATTTACTTTTTGCACTTATCCCTCTGTTTTTAGGACTGCATGCCAAAAGCCTTATCCCAAATTTTGATTTAAATTCCGAAACAGGACAACTTCTGATCCCGACGATGATTTCCAAGTTTTCCAGTCCTTGGATTCAAGTTTTATTTTTTTCTGCACTGATCTCTGCCATTCTTTCGACGGCATCTGGAGCCATCCTTGCTCCGTCTTCAATATTATCTGAGAATATTCTAAAATACGCATTCAAGGATATGGATGATAAAAAACTACTTTTGCTTTCTAGAACTTCAGTCCTGATCATTGCTGGGATTTCATTTTTACTTGCAGTGGGAAAACCTTCGATTTATGCTCTTGTGGAAGACTCAGGCGGGATCTCCCTTGTGACTTTATTTATCCCGATGGTATTTGGACTTATGAGCCAAAAGGCAGATGAAAGATCTGCGCTTTTTTCTTTACTCGTTGGGATTGTCACCTGGCTTATTTTGGAGGTTTATGGTGACGATATGACAAGCCATTTTTACGGAACCATAGCAAGCCTTATCGCCATCTTAATTGGGATGTATTTTTTTCCTAAGAAAGGGCAATCCTTAGAAGCCAAGTAA
- a CDS encoding D-alanine--D-alanine ligase yields MTQTKIALLFGGISGEHIISIRSSYFIFNTIDREKYQVCPVYIDQSGKFWIPDGKDPAYPDPAGKSETEFLNEFSSVNGITKPSSGAGLLEHGFEAAFLGLHGGAGEDGRIQGFLDVLEIPHTGSGVLASALAMDKYRANLLFQTIGIPVAPFVDLEKGKTDARKTVLNLPFPFPVFIKPTLGGSSVNTGMAKTPEEAMVLIDKIFVSEDRVLIQKLISGTEVSIGVLERFEGGKRIPFPLVPTEIRPKSEFFDFEAKYTKGGSEEITPAPVGDEITKKLQDYTLKCHDILGCKGYSRTDFIISDGIPYVLETNTLPGMTGTSLIPQQAKALGIEMKDVFTWLLRIALS; encoded by the coding sequence ATGACCCAAACAAAAATCGCACTGCTTTTCGGGGGTATCTCCGGGGAACATATTATCTCCATTCGTTCTTCTTATTTCATTTTCAATACGATTGATCGGGAAAAATACCAAGTTTGTCCGGTTTATATCGACCAATCGGGAAAATTTTGGATTCCTGATGGAAAGGATCCGGCCTATCCTGATCCCGCTGGCAAATCGGAAACTGAGTTTCTGAATGAATTTTCTTCTGTCAACGGGATAACCAAACCTTCTTCCGGTGCCGGTTTACTTGAACATGGATTTGAGGCCGCCTTTTTGGGGTTACACGGGGGAGCTGGCGAAGATGGTAGAATCCAGGGGTTTTTAGATGTATTAGAAATCCCTCATACAGGATCAGGGGTTTTGGCTTCTGCTCTTGCTATGGATAAATATCGGGCAAATCTTTTATTCCAAACCATTGGAATTCCTGTGGCTCCTTTTGTGGATTTAGAAAAAGGAAAAACGGATGCAAGAAAAACAGTTTTAAATCTTCCTTTCCCGTTTCCCGTCTTCATCAAACCAACGCTTGGTGGTTCTAGTGTCAATACGGGAATGGCAAAAACTCCCGAAGAGGCAATGGTTCTTATCGATAAAATTTTTGTTTCGGAAGACCGAGTCCTGATCCAGAAATTGATATCTGGAACAGAAGTCTCCATTGGAGTTCTGGAACGTTTTGAAGGCGGAAAAAGAATTCCTTTTCCCTTAGTGCCAACAGAGATTCGACCCAAATCAGAATTTTTTGACTTTGAAGCCAAATACACAAAAGGGGGAAGTGAAGAGATCACTCCTGCACCTGTGGGGGATGAAATTACAAAAAAACTACAAGACTATACTTTGAAATGTCATGATATTTTGGGCTGTAAAGGGTATTCACGAACGGATTTTATCATTAGCGACGGAATCCCTTACGTTTTAGAAACCAATACACTTCCTGGAATGACGGGAACAAGTCTTATCCCCCAACAAGCAAAAGCACTCGGGATCGAGATGAAAGATGTATTTACTTGGCTTCTAAGGATTGCCCTTTCTTAG
- a CDS encoding MlaE family ABC transporter permease, producing MKRLYSKTLEPFLYAVGYTVLLLFRAIGQSHHLYFKRKEILEQMFIAGVGSLFVVSIVSVFTGMILGLNTGLGLRDFGAEGQIGLLLTITLTREMSPFMTSLILAASVGSAMAAEIGTMKVSEEIDALEVMSISPIRYLVLPRIVGFSMMVPVLCVYSAALGILGGGIVGHFQLGIDMISYFQDVYYRISSVPGLKDLYVGLLKGYVFGLSISTISCSQGLRTEGGAIGVGQTTRKAVVTSFLMVIFSGYVLTALFYK from the coding sequence ATGAAACGCCTGTATTCCAAAACCTTGGAACCTTTTCTCTATGCAGTTGGTTATACTGTCCTTCTTCTTTTTCGTGCTATAGGACAATCTCACCATCTTTATTTCAAAAGAAAAGAGATCTTAGAACAAATGTTTATTGCTGGAGTTGGTTCTTTGTTTGTAGTCTCCATTGTTTCTGTTTTCACAGGAATGATCCTTGGACTAAACACCGGCCTTGGACTTCGCGATTTTGGAGCCGAAGGTCAAATTGGACTTTTACTCACCATCACCCTCACTCGCGAAATGTCCCCTTTTATGACCTCACTCATCTTGGCAGCTTCTGTTGGTTCGGCGATGGCTGCTGAAATCGGAACCATGAAAGTTTCAGAAGAAATTGATGCTTTGGAAGTGATGTCCATTAGTCCAATCAGGTATCTTGTACTCCCAAGGATCGTTGGATTCTCCATGATGGTTCCTGTTTTATGTGTGTATTCAGCCGCTTTAGGTATCTTAGGTGGTGGAATTGTAGGACATTTTCAACTGGGAATCGATATGATCAGTTATTTCCAAGATGTTTATTATCGTATATCTTCCGTTCCAGGGCTAAAAGATTTATATGTGGGTCTTCTCAAAGGTTATGTATTTGGTCTTTCTATCTCCACCATATCTTGTAGCCAAGGACTTAGGACAGAAGGTGGAGCCATTGGTGTAGGCCAAACCACAAGAAAGGCTGTGGTCACATCTTTTCTTATGGTCATTTTTTCTGGTTATGTGCTCACCGCTCTATTTTATAAATGA
- a CDS encoding ABC transporter ATP-binding protein, with amino-acid sequence MEPFAIEMKNVHKAFGKRKILQGMNLTVKQGETMVILGPSGTGKSVSLKHITGLLDPDEGDCQIFGESIVNASEKKREELRSKLGVLFQSGALINWLTVYENVALPLREHKIASGEELDRIVMEKLKWLDLVPAKDTLPSNISGGMKKRVGLARALTSQPKIVLYDEPTSGLDPVMSNVINDLVIRLQKELGLTSIVVTHDMNSAYRIADRISFLYEGKVQFCGTSEEIQKSTNPVIQQFIHGNTVGPMILDHSELKKGKSN; translated from the coding sequence ATGGAACCCTTTGCCATTGAAATGAAAAACGTCCATAAAGCTTTCGGAAAACGAAAGATCTTACAAGGAATGAACCTAACCGTCAAACAAGGCGAGACGATGGTCATCCTTGGGCCTTCGGGAACAGGAAAATCGGTGAGTCTCAAACATATCACAGGACTCCTTGATCCCGACGAAGGAGATTGTCAGATTTTTGGTGAATCCATTGTTAACGCCAGTGAGAAAAAAAGAGAAGAACTTAGATCTAAACTAGGAGTGTTATTCCAATCAGGTGCGCTCATCAACTGGCTTACTGTTTATGAGAATGTAGCCCTTCCCTTGCGAGAACATAAAATTGCTTCTGGGGAAGAACTGGATCGTATTGTCATGGAAAAGTTAAAATGGCTCGATTTAGTTCCCGCCAAAGATACCTTACCCAGTAATATTTCCGGGGGGATGAAAAAACGTGTGGGTCTTGCACGCGCTCTCACTTCCCAACCTAAAATCGTGTTATACGATGAGCCTACTTCGGGTCTTGATCCGGTTATGTCCAATGTCATCAATGATTTAGTCATTCGTTTGCAAAAGGAATTAGGTCTAACATCCATAGTAGTGACTCACGATATGAATTCCGCTTACAGAATTGCCGATCGTATCAGTTTTCTTTATGAAGGTAAGGTGCAGTTTTGCGGAACCTCAGAGGAAATCCAAAAATCAACAAATCCAGTCATCCAACAATTCATTCACGGCAATACCGTTGGTCCGATGATTCTGGATCATTCCGAATTAAAAAAAGGAAAATCCAATTGA